In Neovison vison isolate M4711 chromosome 14, ASM_NN_V1, whole genome shotgun sequence, the following proteins share a genomic window:
- the SCNN1B gene encoding amiloride-sensitive sodium channel subunit beta codes for MLVKKCLVKCLHRLQKGPGYSYKELLLWYCNNTNTHGPKRIICEGPKKKAVWFLITLLFTSLVCWQWGVFIRTYLSWEVSVSLSLGFKTMDFPAVTICNASPFQYSKVKHLLKDLDELMEAVLERILAPEQSYANATRTLNFTIWNDTPLVLIDEQNPHRPVVLDLFGDVHNGSADSSLAPGRTCTAQGCKVAMRLCSLNGTACTFRNFTSATHAVTEWYQLQATNIFSQVPTHKLAEMSYPAERLILACLFGSEPCSYRNFTSIFHPDYGNCYIFNWGMTEKALPSANPGAEFGLKLILDIGQEDYVPFLTSTAGARLLLHEQRSYPFIKDEGIYAMSGTETSIGVLVDKLERMGEPYSQCTMNGSDVPVRNLYSNYNTTYSIQACIRSCFQEHMIQNCSCAHYLYPLPRGERYCNNREFPDWAYCYSRLRMSVAQRETCINMCKESCNDTQYKMTISMADWPSEASEDWIFHVLSQERDQSTNITLSRKGVVKLNIYFQEFNYRTIEESAANNIVWLLSNLGGQFGFWMGGSVLCLIEFGEILIDFVWITVIKLVAFAKNLRQRRAQARYAGPPPTVAELVEAHTNFGFQPDVARPGPDPGTYPDEQTVPIPGTPPPNYDSLRLQPLDIIESDSEGEAI; via the exons ATGCTggtgaagaagtgcctggtgaagtGCCTGCACCGGCTGCAGAAGGGCCCGGGCTACTCGTACAAGGAGCTGCTGCTGTGGTACTGCAACAACACCAACACCCACGGCCCCAAGCGCATCATCTGCGAGGGGCCCAAGAAGAAGGCCGTGTGGTTCCTCATCACGCTGCTCTTCACCTCCCTGGTCTGCTGGCAGTGGGGCGTCTTCATCCGGACCTACCTGAGCTGGGAGGTCAGCgtgtccctctccctcggctTCAAGACCATGGACTTCCCCGCCGTCACCATCTGCAATGCCAGCCCCTTCCA gtaTTCTAAAGTCAAGCATTTGCTGAAGGATCTGGATGAGCTCATGGAAGCGGTCCTGGAGAGGATCCTAGCTCCCGAGCAGAGCTATGCCAACGCCACTAGGACCCTGAACTTCACCATCTGGAACGACACACCGTTGGTTCTGATCGATGAGCAGAACCCCCACCGCCCAGTGGTCCTTGACCTCTTTGGGGACGTCCACAATGGCTCAGCAGACAGCAGCCTAGCACCAGGAAGGACCTGCACTGCCCAGGGGTGCAAAGTGGCCATGAGACTA TGCAGCCTCAACGGGACCGCGTGCACTTTCCGGAACTTCACCAGCGCCACCCACGCCGTGACGGAGTGGTACCAGCTGCAGGCCACCAACATCTTCTCGCAGGTGCCCACGCACAAGCTGGCGGAGATGAGCTACCCCGCCGAGCGGCTGATCCTGGCCTGCCTGTTCGGGTCCGAGCCCTGCAGCTACAG GAACTTCACGTCCATCTTCCACCCAGATTATGGCAACTGTTACATCTTCAACTGGGGCATGACAGAGAAGGCGCTCCCTTCGGCCAACCCCGGAGCTGAGTTCG GCCTGAAGCTGATCCTGGATATAGGCCAAGAGGACTATGTGCCCTTCCTCACGTCCACGGCCGGTGCCCGGCTGCTGCTCCACGAGCAGAGGTCCTACCCCTTCATCAAAGACGAGGGCATCTACGCCATGTCAGGGACAGAGACATCCATCGGGGTGCTGGTG GACAAGCTGGAGCGCATGGGCGAGCCCTACAGCCAGTGCACCATGAATGGCTCCGACGTCCCCGTGCGAAACCTCTACAGCAACTACAACACGACCTACTCTATCCAG GCCTGTATTCGCTCCTGCTTCCAAGAGCACATGATCCAGAACTGCAGCTGTGCCCACTACCTGTACCCACTGCCCCGCGGGGAGAGATACTGCAACAACCGGGAGTTCCCAGACTGGG CCTATTGTTACTCACGCCTGCGCATGAGTGTGGCCCAGAGGGAGACCTGCATCAACATGTGCAAGGAGTCCTGCAA TGACACCCAGTATAAGATGACCATCTCCATGGCCGACTGGCCTTCCGAGGCCTCTGAG GATTGGATTTTCCACGTCCTGTCTCAGGAGCGGGACCAGAGCACCAACATCACCTTGAGCAG GAAGGGAGTGGTCAAGCTCAACATCTACTTCCAAGAATTCAACTATCGCACCATTGAGGAGTCGGCAGCCAATAAT ATTGTTTGGCTGCTCTCAAACCTGGGTGGCCAGTTTGGCTTCTGGATGGGGGGCTCGGTGCTGTGCCTCATCGAATTCGGAGAGATCCTCATCGACTTTGTGTGGATCACCGTCATCAAGCTGGTGGCCTTCGCCAAGAACCTGCGGCAGAGACGCGCCCAGGCTCGCTATGCTGGCCCGCCGCCCACCGTGGCCGAGCTGGTGGAGGCTCACACCAACTTTGGCTTCCAGCCTGATGTGGCCAGGCCTGGCCCCGACCCCGGGACCTACCCTGATGAGCAGACTGTGCCCATCCCGGGCACCCCACCTCCCAACTATGACTCCCTCCGTCTGCAGCCGCTGGACATCATCGAGTCTGACAGTGAGGGCGAGGCCATCTAG